ttctttgcactttAGTTAACCATTATTATTGCACTCTATGCATGTCTAAAAAGTAGAGATTCACATTTATTACTTCATGAAGTTGGTTTGTTACCAAACCATATTTAACACCTTTTTTGTCTTAATTACTACTTTTTGCAGGTTAATTCTGTATTGGCTTCTAGTCCTATACTCTATTGTTATTGTTACCATGATGGCTGCTGCACTAAGCACATACTACAACAACTGGGACACTCTTCAGACACCCAATTTTGAAATCAGCAGCAGTTTCCTTGAAGAACCAACACCTGAAGAACTAGCACTAGTAGCACCACACTACTTCCCACACCACTTTGCCTATTCAGATGAAACTTTCTTCAACCTTCCAAACAATTCATATTTAACTGATTACCCAACCAACAATTTTCTCTATCCAGAGATTAACAATCCTTCTCAACTCCTTCCTTTCACTTCATTTCATGACCAACAACCCTTCATTTCACTCAATGAGATTTTCCCTACTGAACATCAAGACCTTCCATGCCCAAAACGCCAGAAATTCGAACAAGAGGCTATGCATATGCCATGCAATTATGTTGTGCCTAACTATTGCTTCCAAACAGAGGATCAATTCTCTGCTCTGCTGCAACATGAGGTAATTCTTCCACCTGAACATAGTGGTACTAATTTCGTTGTGGGAAGTAACTTTGAGAAGAAGGTAAAGGAGGAGAGAACAGTTTCGGCGCAGAGCGTCGCGGcgagagaaaggagaaggaaAATCACTGAGAAGACTCAAGAGCTTGGCAAGTTGGTTCCTGGTGGGCCTAAGATGAACACTGCTGAGATGCTGCATGCTGCTTCCAAATATGTCAAGTTCCTTCAAGCACAAGTTCAAATGCTTCAACTCATCAACACACTAGAGGTAATTACTAACTGTCACATATAATTCTTAAACATTGTTAACAACATGTTGTTATTGATCGTCCCTACAATTTCATGTAAATGAATTTGTTTACTTTTTTTTGCTACATGGAAATTTGTTCTTAATTTCTGTTTATTATGCTGCACTTAGAAATGTACTTTAAGTGCCTGAATAATTGTTTGCTCAATATTAGCTGTAATTAATGGGGGTGATTATTAGAGTATTTAGGATCATGTCTTCAGAGCGCATGCTCCTCAGTAAATACAAAAATTGGAGT
This portion of the Lotus japonicus ecotype B-129 chromosome 3, LjGifu_v1.2 genome encodes:
- the LOC130743691 gene encoding transcription factor bHLH52-like; this translates as MAAALSTYYNNWDTLQTPNFEISSSFLEEPTPEELALVAPHYFPHHFAYSDETFFNLPNNSYLTDYPTNNFLYPEINNPSQLLPFTSFHDQQPFISLNEIFPTEHQDLPCPKRQKFEQEAMHMPCNYVVPNYCFQTEDQFSALLQHEVILPPEHSGTNFVVGSNFEKKVKEERTVSAQSVAARERRRKITEKTQELGKLVPGGPKMNTAEMLHAASKYVKFLQAQVQMLQLINTLEEDDKGAPPSEDQLHTLVVSPYVQEKLYSEERCLVPNEFVTTLTNHGDIRSTPSILKDLNQLIGTEIDKKVKQD